A region from the Nonlabens sp. YIK11 genome encodes:
- the rseP gene encoding RIP metalloprotease RseP: MHPTIVLIINFLMSLSLLIVLHELGHFIPARLFKIKVEKFYLFFDIKFSLFKKKIGETVYGIGWLPLGGYVKIAGMIDESMDKEQMALPPQPWEFRSKPAWQRLIVMLGGVIVNVLVGFIIYAGIMYSQGTQVAHGDDFKYGFGYSKTLEEVGFMQGDQPMLINGDTLENALDLNKMLVFRDVETVTVLRNGAPVEINIPEDIGDRMFEDGIMGRPEFRYPFAIDSIAPGMLADSLGLKQGDDVIAVAGKPIEFQTDFTYAMNYSVEPDQPFILSVLSNGNQRDIELTLSRPEIAKGLGVYTNNLREFADVSVRNYSIGESLVAGISRGYWTMHDYIAQFKYVFTKKGAGQLGGFGTIAKLYPDTFNWIEFWGTTALISFILAVMNILPIPALDGGHVMFLLYEIVTGRKPGDKFMERAQIIGILILLVLMLYANGNDVYKWLFG; encoded by the coding sequence ATGCATCCCACGATTGTATTGATTATTAACTTCTTGATGAGTCTTTCCCTGCTCATCGTTCTTCACGAATTAGGTCATTTTATACCAGCCCGACTTTTTAAAATCAAAGTAGAGAAGTTCTACTTGTTTTTTGACATCAAATTTTCCCTTTTTAAGAAAAAGATAGGCGAGACCGTTTATGGAATAGGATGGTTGCCACTAGGTGGTTATGTCAAGATCGCCGGAATGATTGACGAGAGCATGGACAAGGAGCAAATGGCGCTACCACCACAACCATGGGAGTTTAGATCCAAGCCGGCGTGGCAGCGATTGATCGTGATGCTGGGTGGTGTGATCGTTAACGTGCTCGTAGGGTTTATCATTTATGCCGGGATCATGTATTCTCAGGGAACACAGGTGGCTCATGGTGATGATTTTAAGTACGGTTTTGGGTATTCAAAAACCCTTGAAGAAGTAGGTTTCATGCAAGGAGACCAACCTATGCTCATCAATGGTGATACGCTTGAAAATGCATTGGACCTCAATAAAATGCTTGTGTTTAGAGATGTTGAGACCGTTACTGTTTTGAGAAATGGCGCACCTGTAGAGATCAACATTCCTGAGGACATAGGCGATCGAATGTTTGAGGATGGTATCATGGGAAGACCAGAATTTAGATATCCATTTGCTATAGATTCTATTGCTCCTGGTATGCTGGCAGATTCTTTAGGCCTGAAACAAGGAGATGATGTTATCGCGGTTGCAGGAAAACCCATTGAATTTCAAACCGACTTTACTTATGCCATGAATTATAGTGTTGAGCCTGACCAACCTTTTATTCTATCGGTACTTTCAAATGGGAACCAAAGAGACATAGAATTGACCTTATCGCGACCTGAAATCGCAAAAGGATTAGGAGTTTACACCAATAATTTAAGAGAGTTTGCAGACGTGAGTGTTCGTAATTATTCTATAGGTGAAAGTCTGGTTGCGGGTATTTCCCGTGGTTACTGGACCATGCATGACTATATCGCACAGTTCAAATATGTATTTACTAAAAAAGGTGCTGGACAATTGGGTGGCTTTGGAACCATTGCTAAATTATATCCAGACACCTTCAATTGGATTGAATTCTGGGGTACCACGGCTTTGATTTCGTTCATTCTAGCCGTGATGAATATCTTGCCTATTCCTGCGCTGGATGGTGGCCACGTGATGTTTTTGCTGTATGAAATCGTTACCGGACGCAAGCCTGGAGATAAGTTTATGGAGCGCGCACAGATCATTGGGATCTTGATTTTATTAGTCTTGATGCTTTATGCAAATGGTAACGACGTTTACAAATGGTTGTTTGGATAA